The DNA segment GGGTTCCAAAACTGAAGTAATAGGTAAGGCAACACAACGAGACAGTGAGCGCAAtaattggcagtttcgccccaagggcgaaGCACGTGCTGTGATTGCAAGGTTTGGCCTTGAGGATGAGTTTCTCGTACGATGTTCTAACTATACGCAGGTCCGACTACGCGGGCGTGACATATTTGGGTGGGCCAAAGTTTTTCACACCCTTAAAGGCTTTAACACGCCGTGTATAGGGCTTGTAATGACATTGCACTGGCCCCACTACTCTGCCCCCGAAGAGCCGTGCCAGTACAGTTACATCACGTTGGGGTTGAAGCACTGATATTGCTTTGCATTTTTAATATTTCACAGTCCCAAAGATATGAGATGACAGACATGCTATGTGAATGTgatgtttcatgaaatttgtttgcgggctgccattctcaaaattctgaggaattaTTTAATGAAGAACGTAAGACCTGCTTTGAGGAAGTGTAGTGATTGAACAGTGTAGCAATAAAACCGGTATTTGCGGCGTCGATGAGCACATCGCATATATACCTAAATATACGCTAagcctcacggcaacgccgatgACGATGACGAAAATGTGCCTTTAGTGTTCGTACAcctgtataattgctatcgcagtagcAAGAAACGACTGAGGCTCAAAAGTCTCTCACCCAGACGTCATTTCGATATGACTGAACTGTGAAGAGGATCAAGATGAGGAAATTAAGTTACATTCAAAAGCAGTAATGGTAAGTGGTTTGCCCTGCTAGGAATGTTAACTGCGAAGGAACAGGAGAGGCGGTGGTGGTTGTGAAAAACGActttaatttcaaaatcaaaTACTTGCCTCCGGGTCTAGGTGAGCAGCACCGAAGAAAATCTGTAGCTGTGTAGCTTGAGCGGTTGGCACCTGAACGACAACCAGTATGAGACGAAAGGGCTACTAGATTAACAAAACAAGAATGGAGTATCACTGAGGACACAGgaagatatgaaaaaaaaagtaattgaaatcCTATTTGCGGAGTTCGTGACAGGGTTTCCTTGCACAGCGTATACTTCACGTGTCTGGTTCGGCACATAGTGCGACGCAGGGTCTTTGACAAGCCTTGCACGCTGTCACTGGATGTGTTCCATTATTGAGCAGCGGTTAAGGCAGTCTACGTTGACAGCTGAAGAATAGCTTCGATACAAATTTCTGAATGCATTTCGAATGCGTATCTGTGACTTGGAGCTACCTCGTAttgacaaaaaaagaataaaaaattgaTGTCGATGATATATTTTAAAACATATACGCGCGCGAAGCCAGGAAAGAATGCAATGTGGTTTAGGTAAAGTATAAAAGAAAGCCTAAATGCATTTTCTTGTGGGCAGGCAAACGTTTTTAAAACTTTTCAAGGTAGGCTGCTGAGCCGCCATTTTATTTGAACTTCAAAGGAGGcttcatatattttttttcctttgatgCTGTCGTTGCGAAGCTGTCTCTTTTGTCGGGTTCGTCATAATGGAAACCAAACTTAATATGGCACTATCCTCTTAACTGTCTCTTTAACCACCTTCGGCGAATATTGGATATTCAAAATTACAGCATTGAAAGGACTAAGGCAACATGAACGGGGTAAGAATAAAGTCACCAAAGTCAAATTTGGATTTCACCAGGAGGACGAGAATACACTGCAATATAACGAGGGCAGTGTGCGTTATAAGCGGTTATGATAAATAATAACGCAGCAGAGGAATTCTGTACCACAGAGAAGCGACAATAGCCACGTAACCACGTTTGTACGTAGCTGCAAAGAAGAAAGTGAAGTTTCATGTGTTAACAGAGATGTCAAGGTCAAACAGTTATGTCAAGGTCAAAAGTGGTAGAGCCAGTTAAAATAAGTGTCTCTGAAAAAGATAACTAGGATGTTGTACTCGAAAGGCTTGCGACCCTTTATCGCAATATGTTAGACATCAGAGGCTCCAAACTTTTGGAATAATGACAACATTACAATAATTAATTAAAGGGGGGACATTAAAGAATTTAACATCTGGCTGCCTCTTTCCGTGCTTTCGGTAGCGTACAAGTATTCGCTAACGCATTTCAGAATAGACTACGGCCAACACGGCATTATTTAAACGGATGCCAAGGCAAGATTTAGAAAGGAATATTTTAGTATGCGCCATACCAGTGATATCTCTAAAGACAACAAAAGCTGCATGTTCGAATAAGTAGCAATAGCATCACAAATCGAGATATTTTGCATTTAAGATGCAGGAGAAGCATACTTGGATAGCTTAAAAAATGTCTAGAAATTGCACATATACCATAACTCTTCACAATAAAGAAGACAAAAGAAGAATCACTAACCCCATACAGCACCAAAACTAAcctattcaagttttcatttttcccgcGCACAATGAACGAGTGGAACTCGCTGCCTTTATCATCAGTGCAAAGTATAAAAATAATTGAAAGTCTACAGGATTGATGTTGCTTATTTCACTTATACTCCTTTTTGTGTGAATATTGAGATATTCAAGGTATTATTACTTTCGTGCTTTCCTGTCCAAATTAAACACTGTATGAACTACACTGTATGTAAATGTGACTATGTATTGCCTTCACGTGTACACTTTTGCCCTCCTGCTAGGGCCCAAgtcgggcctgcagtattttgtaaataaaaataaataaataaatgccgaATAAGAAAGTATTCAGGCGAAGACGTACGACATCCACAATGATATTTACTTCAAACTTGGAAGAAGGTGGTGCAGTGAAAACATTGTGTGTGTATACATCAAAATCACTGtcatattttattcatttattgcgGTAATATTCGTAAAAGAAGATACAGAAGGAGGATAAACCATAAATGTCTCAACATCTTGAGGTTTAAAGGCACAAAGGGCCGCCTAAATAAAATACACTTAGAGTGTCATCATTAATGTTGGAGCAACTTGACGTTTAAACACATTAAAGGGGCGCTCAAGTAGAATACGCCTAGAGTAACAGATAGGTCAATCTTAGCGTGAGTGTAGTGTTGGTAAATCAACAAAAAAAACGCGAATGATGCAAGAATGATGCTTCTTAAAGGACTATAGTGAGTTTCGAGAAGCACTTGTGACGCAAAGAAACCCGAATACGTGAATAACCTTTAAACTCAACGTTGTGGGGGTTACAGCACAAAAGTCGAAATCGGCAACTTGAGCATTTTTTACTTTCACTTAAAAAACATTTTTTGTCGTAttaagaaacacatttaaattcATGAAATATACACGATAGTTCTGAGATGTGCTAGCTGTTTTTCGTTCAACAAGCAGTGCCGACAGTTGGACAACACGTGTGTTCGTATCTCGCTCGTGCCGAGGTGTACTCTGTTCGCCAAGTTGCTCGAGAAATATTACACGAGGCTAAACAAAATTCTGATCTTTAGTGCTGAACAGTACACGTTCGTCGGCGATGGTCCAAGTATACTTCTCTCATAGTTTAAAGCGTGCAACATTCCTCCATTTCGTCCTGAGCTGAACTTGCCGCGTAAGCTGGACGATGACGTCGGCTGCCTCGCTGGGTAGCGAGGACATGCAGGACACATAGAGTCGACCGAGGCTCCAGGGGGACCGGTACCGAGCTTTCGGGTAGGTCTCCCTGACGGCCTTCTCGATGAGGTCGACGGCTTCCTCGGGGTCTTCCCTGACGCCAGCGTCGAAGATGCCCGCTGTCGTCCAAATCCATTGCTGGGCCTCCTCAAGACTGTAGTCGGCGACGACCTCTGCAGGCTGCCTCTCGAACTCCCGCATGACGGTGTCCATTGTAGAGATCATTGCGAATATCGCTGTCCTTTTGAGAAGACAAAACGAGAGGCCTAAGTGACTTAACAGTGGTGTGAAACTTAACTGCAGCGAGTGTAAATACAATATGAGCATTGGCACCAGGCCCTCCGAACGGGCACCTTTCGGCCGTTTCCTATAGGTCATGAGCAAAGATGATATCTTTAAGGTCCTACAACTACACCATCTCCTGCTAGATGTTTTTAAAGGGAACACATCTGTTAAAGGAGTGCAGACATGCAGGGTGTTTAAGCGAACGCTTTCCCaacattttaaaggttgcctgtggcagatagtacgattctagctcatgagctggtctactcaaagaggcgaaCACTGCTTGCACAAAAacgtgaaatgcataatcgaataattaacaaaaattaataatgaaatttttagctaattacattatggcccatattgcaatttacaaattctagccgttcAGTTCACAAGgtgaatccacttggaacgaattcccaggatgacaccagttctgTTATATTAACTTCTGAACTTTGGggaaaaaatgcattggcgttgcagttacttttttatcaaaacgtcgttttatgcattgaagcacaaagtaactggaacggcaatgcatttctccgcaatgtagACAATCGGTGTAGTCAACATTTCTTAGAAAACAGCTGCTACACCTACATGCTATAGCTAGTGTCAAGGTTGAATTTATAGACTCTCTACATAAAGTAAGTTAACTGGAGCCAAGTCAAGGCAAATTTGGTTCAAGGGGCCATGGAAGAGATTGGAGGAATGATGAGCTACCGGTACTCGCGCGCATCGAATAGAGGGGTGCAGAGAGGTATTGTCTTTAACGAAATctggagatgtttgcctggcTGTCAGTCTCGTATTCTACTCTAGGTGTTAGGTAAAAGTAATCATATACACAGTAATCTTACGAACACGCAGAAGTCCACATACATTTACAGACGTACACATACGCTCAACCCTGCTCATTTTGTGGGCATCGGATAGGGTCGGTGGATGCAAGTTAGCGTGGTAGCTGGACATCATTGGGAAATGCTTTCGCTCTTCGATGGAGATAATGGTAATGATAACGACTGAGCCACTCTGGGCTAATTCGCTTCAAGTAATCGCGGACATTGTGTAAGGTGGCTATTACGTTGAGCGGCCAACGAGCGCCATAAAGAAGCCGCAACCTGTAAGATGATGGCTCCACGGTGACGACATCGATGCCCTTGCCAATGCACTCCCGGCGCAAGGCGTCCATCATGGACACGGTGGCGTGTTTTGACATACAGTAGGACGCCATCATGGGCAGCGTGAAGTGACCTGCGAAGCCGACGGAAGGCCGATGGCATCAAAGAGTGCGCGTATGCAAACAATGGGCGGTTTGGCCTCGTCTGTGTTATGCAATCGCTGCCGCGTTCTGAGTTTATTGCGTCGGCGCGCCATCGAATTATGATGCAATTTCCGTAGCTGTCGTGCGTCTGAGCAGCCGAGGTGCACTGCAGTCACGTGTTTCGTGATTTACCTGCTACAGAATGCTGCTGCTTTCCGGACCATGCGATGATTGCCCAGTTTATTATTAAAGCCGTTCTGGGCCAAGTATTGCGGCTTTCGTTTGGCTCGAAACTAAGCGCTTGTTCAGTTGCTTGCCATCTGAAACTGATTTCAATTTTATTCGTGAATCCGTATTAATTTTGTGTTTGGTTTAGATTAGGATGAAAATCCGCTCTTTGGTCATTGAATCTGAGCCCTTCAGCTGCGTGTAGCAGCTGTTTCAGTTAGGAGTAGGTGGAACGAAAACCGAAAGATAGAATACGTGATAGGAAATTAGTCTTCTACAACAGCAAAAAAAGCCAGTTCTTGTGATGAGCAAACGGAAAGCCAGAAGAGATGCCAAAATCTTGAAGGCTTGAAGTGGGTCTTGTTTGTCACATCACGGATACTAGAGCTGGTAATCACGAACTGTTTTCTGCAAACCTTAAGCCGCAATTTTACATAATCTCAGGACAACTTTGAAGCGGACTGTACTCAAGACCGTTCTCtcagtcaaagatactcggaccgtggctgcACCCGTCACTGgaacaaaaagcgatgcgtgcattagtacagtatttgaagtgcaccggtttaaaagaccgcttatagtgtccctgtacatcgtcccacgtgtactcagtactcacttctccctattttcctctttctattccccctttcccttacccctagagtagggtagcaaaccggacgctcttctggtcgacctccctgcctttcctctcgttgctctctctctctttaaataTGTCACTAAGTAAGATACTGGCGCCATTAATTGGCGCCGACTACTCATTTTCACATAATAACAGTCACAGGTATGAAAAAACACATTACCTGAAAATATACTCAACCTACAGTTGGCGCATTAAAGCAATTATAATTACTTACCTAGCGGACTAGCCACAGTGACGACCCTGCCATTGCTTTTCTTCAAAAGGGGTAGGAAACATTTGGTGACGCGAAGAACTCCGAACACGTTGACATCGAAGACATCGACGATGGTGTCCGTCGACAGCCACTCCAGAAGGCCGCTCCTCAGGACTCCAGCGTTGGCTACAACCGACCACAACTCTGAATCGACAAATAAAGCGAAAGAAACGGCTCATATCACCGGGGAAAAATAAAATTTTACAAAGAAATGTACCATGCTGCACCTGAAGTAAAGAACTTAATTTCGTTTATACTTTTATTTGTAAATGCAAAGGGTCTTTGTTTTGCCTTGTTTATCTCCTCAACTCTCTAAAAACAAATGTAAGAAGAAATTTAGCAAGCTTTTTATTGCAGTTTTTGTGAATATTAGAAATTAGTATATATTGCTTGCGCCGCATTTAGTTCTATGTATACATATATGAATGTCCCAGCAGTAGCCACCAAGAGACGTTTACAATGTTTGTGCCAATTTAGAGCAAATGTGCTGTATTTTTTGTTTACCGGCATTCCATTTCTTCTAATGGCAGCAATGCATGCATGGCCTCCTGTACAATTGTCTTCCGGAAGTTGTAAGGGCCACACGTATGTTTGCGTTTGTGTTAATGTATGtaattgtgtgtgcgtgcgtgtgtgctcgTAATATATCTGCAGTGATGATTCCCTGTCTTGCACTACCTAAATATATTTCACCTATACAATGTGTCCTGCGGAACTTAACTGTGCCAAAATTTAAATAATATGAAAGTGCCACATAGTTGATAAAAAATAAGGTaacgtttgccgtcgcttggagcaagttaGAGTGAATTTTCTATTTCGCCTCATTACATAATTTGTTAATCATTAagcaacttttcaaatattatgttcacagcaaaagtgtcaatgagaaaattgtagaccaacctGAGAAATTTCCGACCCAGCTTTCTGCGGCTTAATACGTGCAGCATActttttttccaagcctgaaagcaagttagcaaaatacaaaaaagtgTCGCGTGATTAACTGCGCGTCACCTTTGCAGGATGGTCTACATTTTTTCGTGGACACATTTGCTCTGTATATGCTATATGCGAGGTTGATTATTGAATAATAATTAATAAGGTTttggcgaaatacaaaaaaatagtCTGATTTGGTTCTTTCCTGCTACGTGGCactttcacattaaaaaaaatttcggCACACATTGCGTGGGACACTTGACACTGGGCTGCTTGGCACTTTTTGACTATTTGTCAGAGGGCcgacgtcggcagaacttgcagccctccatgcagctgtgacctacgtcaccgaagagccggtacagaaatgggtcatattctgtgactctaaggtagcccttcacagtatcacgTCAGCCTTACATcgcagaacttacgagcagatgatatccgacatcagggaagtacgtcaccatgctctggaaacagggcacagcatagtctccagtggattcctgctcactgtggcatcatcagcaatgacattgctgacagggctgccagatctgcccacgaagacacccagacgcgtacaatacctttggcgaggacggacactgccagagaacttcgtctgcttgcacgaaaaacgtcacaagctttatggaagTTCAAGTGCTTTCAATtaccgattgtataagttggaccccttgctacggctacaactgccatctagcctttcccgcggcgaagcaaccttgctgtgacgcttgtggctgggagtggcgttcacgaacgcatTCCCATACGAActgtatgggaatggccgagagcccgatgtgcgactcctgtatatgcgaggaaaccatcgagcacctattgcgTACCtatcctcgctacgacgtacaacgcctctctcacaggacaactttaaaccgactggactcgataccgttctgagtcaaagatactcggaccgtggctacacccgttaCTGGCACAAagagcgttgcgtgcattagtacagtatttgaagtgcaccggtttgagagaccacctatagtgtccctgtacatcgtcccacgtgtactcagtgctcattctctccctattttctctttctatttcccctttcccttacccctagtgcagggtagcaaacaaaCCGGATACTCTTCTGGTGgacctcccggcctttcctctccttgctctctcacGGCTCTCTCTCTTGTCAGAGGGCACCCGAAACATGTGATCATGCCCGCTGACGCGTAGGGATGTTAGAACTGCTAAAATGTCATGATGCAGTCATTGTCCGCGTTAACACTAAGTCTGGAACTAACGTCGCTCTATACTAGTGTTCTGTCTAATGTCATACACATTTTAGTGTAAGGGGGTGTCAGACTGATTTTCTTTATCTACTATAATTTACCTTGCTCTAACGACAGAAAGTTTGGTAATGCGTGGTTGTGCTTTCTGTCACTTACTTCACACTGAAGTCGAAAAAAAATGCCCTCGTGTGACTGAGAGACAGAAACGAAGTGGGAAAGGTAGAGAGAGCGCTACCTATTCTGCTTGCGAAAGCAGAATGGTGAAAGCAAAGCGCAAAATTCTCTGCCTCTCATTTTTTCTTGCGAGCAACAGTTAGCGCACTCTGGCTTCATATGCCCGCCTATGCAATGTCAGATTGAATTTGAGCACTTTGCGAGCTTCCTGCAAGTTGCCCTGCCTAAACATGGGTTCGGTACCCAGGAAGAACGCTCGAGCTATGAAAGTTAGTTTAGAGCTCTTGTACATTGCTCCTGTATTTCTGTAGTTTACCGTCGCAAAAATGGAAAAGAAAATAGCACCAATAGTAGAAAACAAGAGATTCTTAGTGATGGGTTCATTTTAACAAAAATGCTCTCAGAACTGATAACTTTTCCAACGTCTTTTTGCCTTTGCCTAAAGTTTGGCCTAATCTTGCCTGTCTGCCAGCTAGATTTCACAAATTTCGAGTTGTCTAACAGCTTATCAACAATTTCGCAAGCCCTGCTACGTTCTTAGCTTTAGTATTCAGTAGTACATGTGGACATCGGAGTTTTTCCGGGACAGGGCTTCGCACTGCGGTCGACTTAGTCTCATAATGACGATGGGGACATATTGAAACGTACGGATTATCCCCTGAGCAACTCGCCGTTCCATACTACCGCGTATATTTCACCACGATACACTTTATAGCGTATACACGCAGTACATTTGATCTCATTTATGTCGTCGTGAGAGATGTGCTGACCATTTCAGGTCGTTCGTGCATCTATAATGTTGTAGGCGCATGTAGAAAGAAAGGTGGGCCTGGTCTACCATCGTACAGACGTGAGAGTCGATTATTTAGCAGCTTAGATAACTTTAGCACATACCTGAAGGTAATCTAGAATGCATTATGGCACCCTTATTATAAGCGGGCGGCAGCAGGATCCCTATTGAAACATTCTGTATGCATTTCAATAACTCCGTATGTTTTCCGTATGATTATTGTGGAATCCATACAGATTCCTTGAGAATTATACGGAAACATACGGAATTATTGGAAATACATATACGGAACGTTTCAAAAGGGATAGCCGCCTTCTTCGATATGAACACCCTTGACCGTGCTTGTTTCTATTAACACCGAGTTGCTTTAATGTGGAGGACACAACTTCGTGTAATAATCGATTGCCTTCCAAATTCGTTAATTTACTACTTGCTGTGTCAGCTGGCGAGAACTTCTCAATACTGCATGACATTTTGTATAAGCTTGTTTTCCTGCACCGCCTTTCCGATTTTATTTCAGCATGTCTAATGCAGCGCGTGAAGTTTGACGCTACGGTTCGAAACTTGGGTTCGTGACAGCCCAAGATCTGAGACACCTAGGGACTTTCGAAATGGAACTGTCCGTATGCGTGCAAATGAGTCAGCTTTATCACTCGCGGAAGACTCAACAACTCACCCCTGGCGCCCAGGTGTTTCTTGACCACGTGCAACGCGTCGTCCACTTGTTCTTGCTTTGTCACGTCCAGCTGCAATACCTCGATGTTGGAGCAGGTCTTGAGCTGCTCGGCTCCGTCGCTCGTCGAGTTCAAGCAGCCGGCGAACACCAGAAAGCCATCACGCGACAGCCTCTTGGCGAGTCGATATCCGAAGCCAGTGTCGCAGCCTGGTGACATGGCCAGTTGAGTTTCTCAGTCATAAAAACGCATTTTATAGAATATGTACTGAATGAGACGCGCAGATATTTTGTTGACTGATTATGGCTGGCCCGGTCTTCAACAACTAAACAAGAGCCGCGGAGGTAGAACACTGCCTCGTATTCGCCCGCTGAGCTGACGACATAGACGCACACGCATCCTAGCATACGGCCCAAGTCAGTGGAGCAGACAACACGCCGTTGGCTTGGGACTGAATGTAGTTGATTTCTTTTGAAAACGCTCTGACTTAAAAGCACTGCACCAATGAACAAGGCGGTAACCCAAGTTGTCAGGACAAAGCACGTCCTAAGTTTTTACCTTGTGTCTTACTTAAGTGCTTTTGGTAAGCGCGTTCGTAAAGGAAATCAAAATGAACCAACTCGCCCCGTTTGCTGCTCTGCTGAATGAAGTTGGGCCTTGATATATAGTTTTAAAACGTCCGCTTAAAATTCCGTATGCCCCATAACATTACCGATTTGTACTACGTTGCATGACAATCACAGTTTCAAATGGGGCCTCGTATGATGTTATCGGATTATTTGGTAACGATGACATGCCTTTGTTCAGTGGAAAACAATGAATGTTTCTTATTTAGAATGAATGAAAGTTGACCAAGTTAGTAGGGGTTGGTGGCACTGCAAGGAAGGCGTGCAAAGACGGGAATAAGAAGGCGTTTTTGTTGTCCATCTTTGTTCCCGATTGTGACCGTGCATCCACGTCTGCGTTTCAGCGCTATGAATTCCTTACTTACACTCTTAACTCAGTAACCTTTAGGTCAACATATGATTGCAAGTAATTAACCTGCGACATATTGGTTACTTGTTTACTAAAGCTACTCGAATGTTGTGTTTCTGTTATTTCCGTCGCGCCTAGAGATTACAGTGGGCCGAAGCAGTTAATTATAAAAGGTGCCACACCGGCCGAAAGCCTTGTAACCTTGAAATTGTAACCCATAAAAAGCCTCGCATTTCGTGGGTCGGGGGACCTATAAGTATGGATTGCAAGTTTACTGACTAATGTTTCGTATAGGTCGAATGGAAGGACGAAAGTATATCCTTCTGTTTTAAAACGAGGAAAGCAGAAGTTCGCGTACAAGTGTACTGGTTTCTGGACTGTAACGCCCACCTCATTTGACTTTATCCTGTTCAGTCGCACTGTAGTGCACATCTGTGTACGTGATTTGTTTTTTCGcgtgtttgaccttccttttgttCCGTGTCTCTTGTTTGTGCCTAAAACAATTTTTGAAGACTTGTTTTTGCCAATTCTGTCCTGTGGCGcgggcaaggaaaaaaaaaggcctcGGCCATTACAATACGGGTAAAAATAATCACCTACGTTACCGTTGAGTGCTGTTGAGTGCTACGCGCTGAGTGCTTCTGGACACGGCCCAGTATTCTTGTGAAAGCACTACCTCAGTTGACGAGGTGTTAGACGTGGTGCGTGGCGTTAGCGATGGCGAAAGACGTGTTTTGGCTTTTTTTAATGCTTGCAGCCAAAGGCTAACTTGTTGATGTGTTTTCAGCTGGCCAGTCAGTTCCTTTTATTAACAAAAAGCGACATGAATGAATGAACGCTTATTCGATTATAAATTACGCTGTTTATATGAGAATACACGTCTATAGTTTGTACAAAACGCCACCCTACCACACTGACTTTCCCTCGATGGAGCCTGAAGCTCCTGGACATAAAACTATGTAAGTTTGTCATATTTATTGGCTGTCCAGTTAATTCGTGACTTAAGGGGTTATGAGAGCGACACCCTACACCTAACATGAGCCATGGCCaaggccagtattttgtagcaatgccttatgttttcatcatcatcatcatcatcatcagtctatattttaccaaagtcactccctcacctgaacaggaattggcctccctggtgcagtattcggccactacctccctcatgacgccttatgctttattctatactatatcatgcaccgctcacggccggttgatcccgttgataacgtgagcggaccgtcgctctgaccattgaccaagcgcgaaaagcgcgaaaaaacattagcatcggaaaggcatcgctacaaaatagcggtcCTAGTTGTAGTGCCCGCCTCGACTGCTggaggtggtgggttcgattcccaccgccgccgggcacccactggttcaaatgggtataAGTGCACCCCGgactggcgttcggcttccttcaggggtttgagtttgagtttattcaaccacatggtacatgggaaatgtgcatttgtggttgAGTATGACGGGAAAAAAGCGGCATATAAGCAGCTTGACGAGCCCCATCACctctaaaacaaaacaaaaacaacaagcgCAGGCAGCAGAAAACAACGCTACATAAAAGTGCGTATACATATGGGGTCTTTCACAAGAACTTGCAAATAAAACATTTACATAACACGAAAACTAGATGTTCTCTAATTGTTGAAATTATCACATCATTTTATATAATCCTGTTTCTGATAAAGTACTCAAGTTCTCAATTGTTAGTTTGCACCTATTTAGTACATTTGGAAGACAGAAACGAGCTGTTTGAACCCCATAGTTGGTTCGAGGACGCGGTACATACCAAATCTCTGTATGTCGAGTTGGACGACAGGTTGTATTAGGTTGCAAGGCAGCTAAACTACGTATGTTCGTACTGCCTCTGCGGATTTCAGATTTAAAAGCCGACAAGAGCTGGTAATAGTAGCAATAATCAACTCTCAAGATTCCGAACTTCTTAAACAATTGAGAGGTGTGCGCATTAtaagagacaccttcaacagatcgtaatgcattttttttgcagggtgactaaagcatttaaaaattttttagaGCCTGCTGACCAAACCAGATAACAATAATGTAGATGAGATGAAAAAAGGGCATTGTACACTAAAAGCTTTTGAGGCACAGGTAGTATATGTTGACCCCTACGCAATATGCCTAACCCACTGGAAAGTTTATGACTGATGTGCTCAGTATGATAATCCCACAACAGGTATTCGCTAAA comes from the Dermacentor silvarum isolate Dsil-2018 chromosome 9, BIME_Dsil_1.4, whole genome shotgun sequence genome and includes:
- the LOC119464839 gene encoding 17-beta-hydroxysteroid dehydrogenase type 6, with the translated sequence MRTSWVLFSVFLWLFWRLWDDLVPLHVAGTVLGYAWLVGTLSYVLSCLLWKYAFVTRVSGDGRAVLITGCDTGFGYRLAKRLSRDGFLVFAGCLNSTSDGAEQLKTCSNIEVLQLDVTKQEQVDDALHVVKKHLGARELWSVVANAGVLRSGLLEWLSTDTIVDVFDVNVFGVLRVTKCFLPLLKKSNGRVVTVASPLGHFTLPMMASYCMSKHATVSMMDALRRECIGKGIDVVTVEPSSYRTAIFAMISTMDTVMREFERQPAEVVADYSLEEAQQWIWTTAGIFDAGVREDPEEAVDLIEKAVRETYPKARYRSPWSLGRLYVSCMSSLPSEAADVIVQLTRQVQLRTKWRNVARFKL